GGCGTTCGCCGGCCACGATCTGGTAGTGGCCGGGCCTGCCGGCCAGGGGGCGCACCAGCAGGGGCTGGATGATGCCCTGTTCACGGATGGAGGCCGCCAGTTCGGCCAGGGATTCGGCATCGAAGGTCTGGCGCGGCTGGCTGGGATTGGCATGCAGATGGGACAGGGGCAGCAGGAGGGGAGCGTGTTCCGTTCCCGTCTCTTTTTCCGGCGTATCGTTCTTTTCCTGCCGGGCGGCGCCCATGTCCGTACGGCGCAACAGGGCGTCCAGGCCGCGGCCGAGACCTTTGCTACTCATGCTCTCTCCTTGACATCATGCCGTGCTGGCGGCACTTTTTACGACAGTGATTGCCCCAAACCTTTTGACCAGAGGAAACCATGTCCAACAAGCATCTTCTGTACCTGACCGACCGTCAGGGAAATCTGGAAGGGGTGCAGCTTTCTGCCGCCCTGTGGTCGCATTGCGAGGCGGCCGTCGTCAAGGCCCTGAAGGCCATGGAGCCCCCCCTGGAACACCTGAACGACGAGCCTGTGGCGGATTTCGAGCGCCTGCTCCAGTTCTGGGATTTCCGTTATCCGTACAGCCCCGAGGTCACCTGTCCGCATTGCGGCGCCCATACCGCCGACTGGCGCAACGACCCCGCGCATCCGTTCCATCTGACCACGGCCAATCTGGGCGGCCTGCTGGTCTTCCGCTGCAAGAGCTGCCAGTCCACGGTGCGCCAGAAGCATTTCCGCGACCATATGGCTGTGGAGTGCACGCCGTACAATCCTGACTAGCTTTGCCGGCGGTGCTTTTTGTTGCCGCTGTTTTTTTGCCGGGCTGTGCCCGGCTTTTTTTATGCCCGTATACCGGTCATGACGGCGGGCCTCCCGGCTTTTCAGGAAAGACCGGCCGTCATGGCCGTCTAGCGCGGCTGCGGCATGCGGGCGGGATCGCGCAGGGCCACTTCCTTGGCAAGGTTGAGGTAGGCGTCGGCGCCCTTGGACTTGATGTCGTAGTGGATGATGGACTTGCCGTGGCTGGGCGCTTCGGAAAGGCGCACATTGCGCGGGATGACCGTCCCGAAGAGGTGATCGGGGAAGCAGCGCTGCACTTCGTCGCGCACTTCGCGGGTCAGGCGGTTGCGGGCATCGTACATGGTCAGCACCACGCCCAGCAGGTTCAGCCCGGGATTGAGCCGCTTTTTGACCAGCTCGAAGGTCTGCAGCAGTTTGACGATGCCTTCCAGGGCGAAAAATTCGCACTGCAGGGGGATGAGCAGTTCCTGCGAGGCGCAGAGGGCGTTGAGGGTCAGCAGGCCCAGGGACGGCGGGCAGTCGATGATGATGTAATCGTACTCCGCGCCCAGCGGTTCGAGGCAGTCACGCAGGTAGAACTCGCGGGCCATCTTGTCCACCAGTTCCAGTTCCACGGCCACCAGGTTGGTGCTGGCGGGCAGCACGTCAAGGAAGGGCGTGCGGGTGCTGCTGATGCTCTCGTGGATGTTCTCCGGCGTGTAGAAGGTGGAGTAGAGGTCGTGGTGCAGGTCTTCCTGGGCGATACCGATACCGCTGGTGCTGTTGGCCTGGGGGTCACAGTCCACCAGCAGCACGCGCTTTTCCATGACGGCCAGTGCGGCGGAAAGGTTGATGGCGGTTGTCGTCTTGCCGACGCCGCCTTTTTGGTTGGCTATGGAAATGATGCGCGCCATGCTGTCCTCCGGGCTGTGTTTCACGGGAAACAGGAGGAGCTGTTTCACGGGAAACAAACAAAACGTGTGGCCCCTCTGCCGGGGCCGCCATCTGCGGAACAAAATAAAGAAAAGCCCGGCAAATGGGAAGACATGAACCGTCCGTGACAAAAAAATGCCGGCATGGCCGGCAGCATGGCGGCGTCCGGCGCGCCCCGTGCCGTCCGGGGCAGGGTTCTTGCCCCGGATTCCGTTTCTGGCTAAAATCAGCGCCGCATTGCAACAAGGAGTTGGTTCCATGGCTGATACGCGCATTCTTCTGGTGGATGACGAAAAGGAAGTGACGGCCCTGCTGGCCAAGCGTCTTGTACGGCGCGGCTACCAGTGCGCCACGGCGGCGGACGGCCAGCAGGCCGTGGACGCCATGCGCGAACAGCCTTTCCCCATCGTCGTCATGGACGTGAAGATGCCCAATATGGACGGCATCGCCGCCCTGAAGGTCATCGTGGAGCAGTGGCCCACCGCCCAGGTGATCCTGCTTTCCGGCCATGCGGACATGCAGCTTGCCGTGCAGGCCATGAGCGAAGGCGCTTTCGGCTACCTGATGAAACCTGTCGATTTTGATGAACTCCTGTTCAAAATCGAAGATGCCGCCATGCAGAGCCGGCTGGAAGGGCCGGAAAGCGACATGGCGCGATAGGATCTTTGCATGAAGAAACTGTTCCGTCCTCTGGTGCTGGGCGGTGTCCTTTTGCTGGCGGCGGGCCTGGTCCCCGTCATGCCCGCGACGCCCGCCCGAGCCGCTACCGTCACCGACGCCAACCTGAAGCAGATGCTGGAGGATCTGCTGCGCGAACATCCCGAGATCGTCCTGGACGTGCTGCGCTCCCATAGCGAAGACGTGCTGGACATCGCCCAGGCGGGGGCCAATGCGCGCCGCAAGGCCGCCCTAGAAGCCCAGTGGCACAAGGAAGTGAAGAACACGCCGCAAAAGCAGATCTCGCTGGCGGGCCGCCCGGTCAAGGGCAATGCGGCGGCACCGGTGCGCATCGTGGCCTTTTCGGACTTCACCTGCCATTATTGCCAGCAGGCCACGCGCGTGCTGGACGAGGTCATGAAAAAATACGGCAAGAACGTCAGCCTGGTCTACAAGCACATGCCGCTGGACGAGCAGGGCCCGGGCATGCTGGCCGCCCGCTACTTCGTGGCCGTGGCCGCGCAGAGCGAAAGCAAGGCCTGGAAGTTCTATGACGCCATGTACGCCGACCGCGACCGGCTGCTGCTGGAAGGCCAGAAGTTCGTGGACGAGGTCTGCGACAGGCTGGGCCTGGACAAGGCTCGTCTGAAAAAGGACGCCGCCAGCGACAAGACGGCCCGGATCATCGCCCAGGATCTGGACGATGCCAAAAAGCTGAAGATCGACGGCACGCCCTGTTTCCTGGTCAACGGCCTGATGGTGCGGGGCGCCCTGTCCGAGCCTTTGTTCGAAGCGGCTGTGGACATCGCCCTGGAAGCGACACGCTAGTTCTGGTCGCGAGACTGTACGAAGACCGGTTGCGGGATGCCCCGCCGCCGGTCTTTTTTTATCCATGGCTCTAGCCGGTTGAGCGCCTGAGGCGCGGGACGGAGGGCCATCCGCTGCGGGGGGATCCCTGGGCGTCGGCCCGGGTGCCGGTGCCGGGACGTGTCCGCCCCGCAGGAAGGACAGGAGGATGGCACGCTCCCGCATGCGGCGGCCGTCTTTTGCCGGGGCGGGGCCTGGGGGAATGCGACGGCAGGAAGGTCCGCCTTGTCGCGGCCCGGGATATCGCCCTCATTGCGGCGGGCGGGCAGCGCGTGCCGCCGCGGCGCGACCGGAACGGCCGGGACAGGACAAAGGACGGGCGGCAGATGCACAGGGGCGGACAAGGCAAAGGACAGCCCGGAGGCTGCCCTTTATGTGAAGGCCGGGCGTGGCGAAACGCCCGTCAAGATCAGCTGTGCTGGAAGGGGGAAATCTCACTGCAACGCTACGTCAAAAAAACGCTGATGGCAAGATGCCGGCCCGCGTGTCCGCAGGGGGAAAACGGCGGGCCTGTGGAAAAAATGGGCCTGCCGGGCCGTTGCCCGGAAAAATGGCATGAAAAAAGCGCGGGCGACCGCGCTTTTTGGCATCCTTTCCCGCAAAAGGGGCTCAGATGACGATGCGGCGTACCGCGATGAGCCTGTCGCCCCAGTAGGGCTCCATGTTCTCCCGGCGTACGGTCTTGCCGCGGCTGGGGCTGTGGATGAAGGTATTGTTGCCCGCATAGATGCCGGTGTGCAGACCGCGGGGGCCGCTGCTGGTCCTGAAGACCATGATGTCGCCGGGCCGGGGCGCGCTCTTGGGCACGGCATACCCGGCCCGCGCCTGGTCCACGGTCACGCGCGGGACCTTGAGGCCGTTCTGGCGGTAGGCCCACCAGATGAGGCCCGAGCAGTCGAACCCGCGGGAAGGGGAGGCCCCGCCCATGCGGTATTGCTTGCCTTCCTGGCTGGAGGCCGTGCGCACGATGTTCTGGGCCCGCTGGGGATTGTTGTAGCCGGGATCGGCCGGCTGGAACATGGCACAGCCCGATGCGCTGCCCAGGATCAGGGCCAGAAAGAATATCTGAAGAAGACGGCGATAGGTTCTCATGATCCGCTCTGCCTGAAAGTTTGAAAGTCACGGCGTGGAGATGGCCGTCGGAAACACTGTTTTCCAGATGCAAAGCAAATACCGGGCCAGAAAAGCACTCTTTGGGGAAATTTTATAAATAGCAAGAAAAAACAGGTGGATGTCATTCAAAGGAACATCATGGAGTCCCGCCGAAGCAGACAAAAAACTGTCATCCTTTTCGCATGAAATGGGGCGGGCGTCAAAGTTTCCACGCCATCGGGCCGCCATATGGCTGTGGCAGGGGATAAAAAAAGGGGCCCCTTGCGGGGCCCCGATGGGGAGGATGGTCCGGCTGTGCCGGGCGTGCATGGCGGGGGCATGTGCCGCCGGATATGCCGGGGAGCGGGGCTCCCCGGCGTTCCCGGTGGCTGTCCTGTGGAGGGTGTGCCCCCATGCCGTCAGGCGGCACGGGCACGGGGCGCGCTGCGGGGCCCCGCCCGGGGCGTGCCCTGTTAGCGGGCGATCCGTTCCTGACCGTCCCACACCTGCTCGGCCTTGGGCAGCACGGGCAGGAGCCGCGTCCAGGGATGCTGCTGCAGGAAGTCGGCATCCTGCTGCAGCTTGCGGCTCATGTTCAGGATGGGCGGCACGATCTGCTTGATGTCCCCGGCCAGGGCGGGGCTGATGCTGTAGCCGGTGGCCTGTTCGGCCAGGGCCACGGCCTTGTTGCTGAACTCCACGGAGCTCATGAGGGTGTCCAGGGCCTTGGCGGGGTTATGGAAGCCCACGCTGTTCTCGGCGGACACATAGTCCCAGTAGAGCTGGCCCTTGCGGACCATCTCGCGGGCCTCGGCCATGAGGCTGTCATAGTTGGCGGCGCGCTGTTCGGCGGGCACCGCGTTGGCCAGGCGCACGGCCTCGTGGGCGCGCACGGATTCTTCCTGGGCCTTGAGCAGCTGCCTGAAGGTCTTCTCCTGGGTGTAGAGCACGCGGCCGCGCAGGTAGTCGGCGGTCTTGTCGGCATGGCACTGGCGGCAGGCGCGCAGCTCGGGATCCTTGAGGGGCGAGGTCATCCAGTGGCTGGAGACCTTCTTGCCGTCCACACGCTGGTAGGGCATGTGGCAGTCCGCGCAGGAGACGCCGGCGGCGCCGTGGGGGCCGTCGATGAAGGTCTCGTACTCGGGGTGCTGCATCTTGATCATGGGCACCTTGGAGGCCGCGTGCACCCAGTCGGTGAAGGGCGCGCTGCTGCCGTCGGCCTGCTTGGGACCGTGGCTCTTGTAGTATTCATACATGTCGCCGGGGCCGAAGCCCTTGTCCCAGGGGAAGACGGGACGGCCCGCGGGCCCGTTGTCCTTGTGGGTGAAGTAGTATTCCACATGGCACTGGGCGCAGACCAGGCTGCGCTTCTCGTTGCGGGAGAGCTTGTTCCAGTCCTTGCCGGAGCGCTTCAGCCAGTCCTTGAGCGGTTCGGAGTAGGGGCGCAGTTCCATGGTGGCCGGATCGTGGCAGTTGCTGCAGCCGATGGTCTCGTCCATCTCGCTGATGGCGTCCTTGCCGCGGAAGGTGTTCACGTCCTTGCTCCAGAAGGCGTCACCGTACTTGCCGATCCACTCCATCATCTTGGGGGTCTTGCAGTTCCAGCAGGTGGCGGGCAGGCCGCCCTTTTCCGCATAGCGGTTGATGCGGTCGATGTTGACGAAGTCCTTGACGGCGTAGGTGTGGCCGCGGGCCTCGTTGTATTCGTACATGAAGGGATAGCCCAGCCAGAGGTTCTTCAGATAGGGCTGGGCGTGCTTGTAGCCCTTGGGCAGGGGGTTCACGTCGTCGTTCTTGTGGAAGGGCACCGAACCCTTGTACTCGGTCATGACGGACGTCTCGTTGTTTTTCTGGTACGAGGCGTACTGATGCGGGAAGGCCTCCTTGTAGGCCGAGATGCGGGTCTCGCCCGCGGGCAGGCCGGTCTTGTATTCCGGGGCCTTCAGTTCGGTGTCCACGTCCTGGCAGCCGCCCAGCAGGGGCAGCGCCAGCAGGGCCGCGACCGCAAGGGTGAGGCCGAAGAGTCGATTAGTCATAAGCAACCGTCCTTGTGCTGATGGGCTTGTGGCGCATGTGGGCCATGTTGCGGTGGCAGTCCACGCAATAGGGCTTGGCGTCCATGCTGGCCACCTCGCTGTTGGTGGCAAAGTGGCAGGCCTTGCAATTTTCGTTGACCACGTCGCGGGTGCGCGCGCTGAGCGGGCGGGGGATGTCCTTGCCGGACACGTTGCCCATGAAGTCGCGCAGTCCTTCCTGTGCCTTGAACGGCAGCTTGGCCAGCAGGTTGTGCGGGGCGTGGCATTCGTTGCAGGCGAGCCTGGCATGCGTGGACAGCTTGTGCGTCACGGCGGCCTCCTGCATGATGTGGCAGCTGGCGCAGAACGGCCGCTGGTCCGTCGAGACCATGGCAAAGGCCATCACGGCCAGCAGTGCCGCGCCCGCTGCCAGACCACCCAGAAAGACTTTGAGCCAGGGTCCTGTGCGGGGTGTACCCATAAAGAGCCTCCTTCGTTGGCATCGTCCCCTGTCCCGCACCAGGGAGCAGGGGAGACGATCGTGAGCTTGACGCCGGTCCCCTCCGGCGTTTGTTCCAAAAAGAGCAAGGGCCGTGCCAGTGTGGAGCGGTGCGGGGATATTTATATTTTTCCTTTTTTACCGCTATGTTATAAAAAATCGTTATTTTCTGTTCCTGGCAGGGGGCTTGTGGTTTTCAGAAAAAAAAGACAGATTTTCAGAAAAATATGACAACTCCGGCCCTGTTTCCGCCGTCGGGATGCACCGGCGTGCCCGGGCGGGCCGGCGGAGGAAGCATGTCCGACCCCGTGCGCGCCCTGCCGTCCGGCGGGCCCGGCTGCTGGCGGCGCTGGCTCTTGCCCGTGCTGGCCAGTGCCGCCTGGCTGGTCCTGACCCTTGGCCTGTACCGCCACGCCATCCGGGGCGAGCAGGCCCATCTGCTGGAGCTCTGCCATACCCGCCTGGCGGCCACGGCCCACCAGCTCATGGATGCCCGTGACTGGAACGCGGGCCACGGCGGAGTCTATGTGCCCCTGAGCGCGTACGGCGAGCCCAATCCCTGGCTGCCGGAAAAGGACAGGACCCTGCAGACCGCCGACGGGCGGACGCTGGTGCTCATGAATCCCGCCTACATGAGCCGCCAGATGGCCGAACGTCTCACCGAGCCAGGCTTCCGGCTGGCCATCGTGGGCCAGGCCCCCCTGCGGCCGGGCAACCGGGCCGATGACTGGGAGCGGCGGATACTGGCCACGGCCACGCGGGGCGGGCAGGTCTTCTTCAGCGGCGAGGACTGCCTGCCGCAGGGCCGTCTGCGCCTGCTCAGGACGCTGGCCGCGCAGGAGAGCTGCCTGCGCTGCCATCAGGGCCACAGGGAAGGGGACATGCTGGGCGGCATCAGCATCAGCATGGATGCCGCCGCCTATGTGCGGGATCTGGAGCGGAAGCAGCGGGAGCTGGGCCTGCTCTACGGCCTGCTGGCCCTGACCGGGGTGCTGGCCGTGGGCGGCATCACCAGCAACCTGACCCTGCGGCGTCTGCGGGCCGAGGAGAAGAGCCGCCTCAAGAGCGCCTTCATGGGGCGCCTCAGCCACGACATGCGCACCCCGCTGGCGGCCATGCTGGGCATGGGCGACCTGCTCGGCCGCCGGGACTGCGGGACGGCGCAGCGGCAGACGGCCCTGGCCTATCTGCGCCGGGCCTGCGGGGCCCTGCTGGAAATGGTGGACGACATCACCGACCACGCCTCGCTGGAGCAGGGGGAGGTGCGCCTGCGCTGCCGGACCTTCGACCTGCCCGCCTGCCTGCGGGCCTGCGCGGATCTGTACAGGCCGGCGGCGGAGGGCAAGGGGCTGGAGCTGGCGCTGCATCTGGCGCCGCAGCTGCCCCGGCAGGTCCGCGGTGACAGCTTCCGCCTGCGGCAGGCCCTGGGCAATCTGGTGAGCAATGCCGTCAAATTCACGGAACAGGGCCGCATAGAGGTGGAGGCGGGCGGGGAACGTCTGGCCTCCGGCGCCTTCCTGCTGCGGCTGGACGTCCGGGACAGCGGGCCCGGGCTGGAGCCCGGCGAGGAAAAGACGGTCTTTGAGAGCTTCCGGCGGGGCAGTGCCGCCGGCGGCAAGCCCGGCACCGGTCTGGGCCTGAACATCGTGCGCACCATCGCCCGCCGCATGGGCGGGGACGTGCGGGTGCGCTCCTGTCCCGGGCAGGGCTGCACGTTCACGCTGGAAGCGCGGCTGGAGATGGCGGATGGCGGCCCCGGCCCGCGATCCGGGGCCCCCTGTCCGCCGAAGGGGGACACCACGGCCCCGGCGGCCGCGGCAGGGCCGTTGCGGGGCCTGCGCGTGCTGGTGGCCGATGATGACGCCGCGGGCCGCTATCTGCTCGAGGTGCGCTTGCGGGAGCGGGGCTGCACCGTGGGGCTGGCCGCCGACGGGGAACAGGTCCTGGACATGCTGGCCGCCGCGCCCTGGGACGTCATCCTGCTGGATGCCGGCATGCCCCGCATGGACGGCCTGACCGTGCTGGAGCGCATCCGCGCCGGGCAGAGCGCCGCGCCCCGGCGACAGGCGGTGATCGTCCATTCCGCCGGTCTGGCCCCCGGCGAGGAGGCACGCTTCCGCTCTTTGGGCGTGCGGGCCCTGCTGGACAAGCCGGTGCCCCCGGCCATGCTGCTGGCCGCGTTGCGGGACGTGTCCCGCGGCTGTCCCGGCGGCGGGCGGCAGGAGCCGCTGCTGCCCTGCGGCGCGGAGGAGGACGCCCCCGTCATCTGGGACAGGGCGGCCGCGCTGGCGGC
This is a stretch of genomic DNA from Desulfovibrio piger. It encodes these proteins:
- a CDS encoding DsbA family protein, producing the protein MKKLFRPLVLGGVLLLAAGLVPVMPATPARAATVTDANLKQMLEDLLREHPEIVLDVLRSHSEDVLDIAQAGANARRKAALEAQWHKEVKNTPQKQISLAGRPVKGNAAAPVRIVAFSDFTCHYCQQATRVLDEVMKKYGKNVSLVYKHMPLDEQGPGMLAARYFVAVAAQSESKAWKFYDAMYADRDRLLLEGQKFVDEVCDRLGLDKARLKKDAASDKTARIIAQDLDDAKKLKIDGTPCFLVNGLMVRGALSEPLFEAAVDIALEATR
- a CDS encoding response regulator, which codes for MADTRILLVDDEKEVTALLAKRLVRRGYQCATAADGQQAVDAMREQPFPIVVMDVKMPNMDGIAALKVIVEQWPTAQVILLSGHADMQLAVQAMSEGAFGYLMKPVDFDELLFKIEDAAMQSRLEGPESDMAR
- a CDS encoding C40 family peptidase; the encoded protein is MRTYRRLLQIFFLALILGSASGCAMFQPADPGYNNPQRAQNIVRTASSQEGKQYRMGGASPSRGFDCSGLIWWAYRQNGLKVPRVTVDQARAGYAVPKSAPRPGDIMVFRTSSGPRGLHTGIYAGNNTFIHSPSRGKTVRRENMEPYWGDRLIAVRRIVI
- a CDS encoding hybrid sensor histidine kinase/response regulator, translated to MSDPVRALPSGGPGCWRRWLLPVLASAAWLVLTLGLYRHAIRGEQAHLLELCHTRLAATAHQLMDARDWNAGHGGVYVPLSAYGEPNPWLPEKDRTLQTADGRTLVLMNPAYMSRQMAERLTEPGFRLAIVGQAPLRPGNRADDWERRILATATRGGQVFFSGEDCLPQGRLRLLRTLAAQESCLRCHQGHREGDMLGGISISMDAAAYVRDLERKQRELGLLYGLLALTGVLAVGGITSNLTLRRLRAEEKSRLKSAFMGRLSHDMRTPLAAMLGMGDLLGRRDCGTAQRQTALAYLRRACGALLEMVDDITDHASLEQGEVRLRCRTFDLPACLRACADLYRPAAEGKGLELALHLAPQLPRQVRGDSFRLRQALGNLVSNAVKFTEQGRIEVEAGGERLASGAFLLRLDVRDSGPGLEPGEEKTVFESFRRGSAAGGKPGTGLGLNIVRTIARRMGGDVRVRSCPGQGCTFTLEARLEMADGGPGPRSGAPCPPKGDTTAPAAAAGPLRGLRVLVADDDAAGRYLLEVRLRERGCTVGLAADGEQVLDMLAAAPWDVILLDAGMPRMDGLTVLERIRAGQSAAPRRQAVIVHSAGLAPGEEARFRSLGVRALLDKPVPPAMLLAALRDVSRGCPGGGRQEPLLPCGAEEDAPVIWDRAAALAAADQDGELLRTLVTALRDDLPRLEGDLAAARKMAADPAVPAAQTAEALRRAAHALKNSAATLCLGELRLRAAALEQAARQVLAGTPDNAEGLEPLAAACAAALARAGDALRREKE
- a CDS encoding ammonia-forming cytochrome c nitrite reductase subunit c552, yielding MTNRLFGLTLAVAALLALPLLGGCQDVDTELKAPEYKTGLPAGETRISAYKEAFPHQYASYQKNNETSVMTEYKGSVPFHKNDDVNPLPKGYKHAQPYLKNLWLGYPFMYEYNEARGHTYAVKDFVNIDRINRYAEKGGLPATCWNCKTPKMMEWIGKYGDAFWSKDVNTFRGKDAISEMDETIGCSNCHDPATMELRPYSEPLKDWLKRSGKDWNKLSRNEKRSLVCAQCHVEYYFTHKDNGPAGRPVFPWDKGFGPGDMYEYYKSHGPKQADGSSAPFTDWVHAASKVPMIKMQHPEYETFIDGPHGAAGVSCADCHMPYQRVDGKKVSSHWMTSPLKDPELRACRQCHADKTADYLRGRVLYTQEKTFRQLLKAQEESVRAHEAVRLANAVPAEQRAANYDSLMAEAREMVRKGQLYWDYVSAENSVGFHNPAKALDTLMSSVEFSNKAVALAEQATGYSISPALAGDIKQIVPPILNMSRKLQQDADFLQQHPWTRLLPVLPKAEQVWDGQERIAR
- a CDS encoding NapC/NirT family cytochrome c yields the protein MGTPRTGPWLKVFLGGLAAGAALLAVMAFAMVSTDQRPFCASCHIMQEAAVTHKLSTHARLACNECHAPHNLLAKLPFKAQEGLRDFMGNVSGKDIPRPLSARTRDVVNENCKACHFATNSEVASMDAKPYCVDCHRNMAHMRHKPISTRTVAYD
- a CDS encoding ParA family protein, with the translated sequence MARIISIANQKGGVGKTTTAINLSAALAVMEKRVLLVDCDPQANSTSGIGIAQEDLHHDLYSTFYTPENIHESISSTRTPFLDVLPASTNLVAVELELVDKMAREFYLRDCLEPLGAEYDYIIIDCPPSLGLLTLNALCASQELLIPLQCEFFALEGIVKLLQTFELVKKRLNPGLNLLGVVLTMYDARNRLTREVRDEVQRCFPDHLFGTVIPRNVRLSEAPSHGKSIIHYDIKSKGADAYLNLAKEVALRDPARMPQPR